In Panthera tigris isolate Pti1 chromosome C1, P.tigris_Pti1_mat1.1, whole genome shotgun sequence, the following proteins share a genomic window:
- the IRS1 gene encoding insulin receptor substrate 1: protein MASPPETEGFSDVRKVGYLRKPKSMHKRFFVLRAASEAGGPARLEYYENEKKWRHKSSAPKRSIPLESCFNINKRADSKNKHLVALYTRDEHFAIAADSEAEQDSWYQALLQLHNRAKSHHDGAAAPGAGGGGGSCSGSSGLGEAGEDLSYGDVPPGPAFKEVWQVILKPKGLGQTKNLIGIYRLCLTSKTISFVKLNSEAAAVVLQLMNIRRCGHSENFFFIEVGRSAVTGPGEFWMQVDDSVVAQNMHETILEAMRAMSDEFRPRSKSQSSSNCSNPISVPLRRHHLNNPPPSQVGLTRRSRTESITATSPASMVGGKQGSFRVRASSDGEGTMSRPASVDGSPVSPSTNRTHAHRHRGSSRLHPPLNHSRSIPMPSSRCSPSATSPVSLSSSSTSGHGSTSDCLFPRRSSASVSGSPSDGGFISSDEYGSSPCDFRSSFRSVTPDSLGHTPPARGEEELSNYICMGGKGSSTLAAPNGHYILPRGGNGHRYVAGAGLGTSPALAGDEGASAADLDNRFRKRTHSAGTSPTISHQKTPSQSSVASIEEYTEMMPAYPPGGGSGGRLPGYRHSAFVPTHSYPEEGLEVHRGHHRPDTSSLHTDDGYMPMSPGVAPVPSSRKGSGDYMPMSPKSVSAPQQIINPIRRHPQRVDPNGYMMMSPSGSCSPDIGGGPSSGGSGAAPSGSSYGKLWTNGVGGHHPHALPHPKLPVESGGGKLLSCTGDYINMSPVGDSNTSSPSDCYYGPEDPQHKPVLSYYSLPRSFKHTQRPGELEESARHQHLRLSSSSGRLLYAATAEDSSSSTSSDSLGGGYCGVRPDSGLPHIHHQVLQPHLPRKVDTAAQTNSRLARPTRLSLGDPKASTLPRVREQQPQPPLLHPPEPKSPGEYVNIEFGGDQPGYLSGPVASRGSPSVRCPSQLQPAPREEETGTEEYMNMDLGPGRRATWQEGAGVQPGRVGPTPPGAASVCRPTRAVPSSRGHYMTMQMGCPGQSYVDTSPVAPISYADMRTGLVVEEASLPGATAAAPSSSSAASASPTAPQKAGELVARSSLLGGPQGPGGMSAFTRVNLSPNRNQSAKVIRADPQGCRRRHSSETFSSTPSATRAGNTVPFGGGAAGGGSGGGNGSAEEVKRHSSASFENVWLRPGELGGAPKEPAQVCGAAGGLENGLNYIDLDLVKDFKQRPQERPPQPQPPPPLPPHQPLGSSEGSSTRRSSEDLSAYASISFQKQPEDLQ from the coding sequence ATGGCGAGCCCTCCGGAGACCGAAGGCTTCTCGGACGTGCGCAAGGTGGGCTACCTGCGCAAACCCAAGAGCATGCACAAGCGCTTCTTCGTGCTGCGGGCGGCCAGCGAGGCGGGGGGCCCGGCGCGCCTCGAGTACTACGAGAACGAGAAGAAGTGGCGGCACAAGTCGAGCGCCCCCAAACGCTCGATCCCCCTGGAGAGCTGCTTCAACATCAACAAGCGGGCGGACTCCAAGAACAAGCACCTGGTGGCCCTCTACACCCGGGACGAGCACTTTGCCATCGCGGCGGACAGCGAGGCGGAGCAGGACAGCTGGTACCAGGCCCTCCTGCAGCTGCACAACCGGGCCAAGAGCCACCACGACGGGGCCGCGGCCCCCGGGGCAGGAGGCGGCGGGGGCAGCTGCAGTGGCAGCTCGGGCCTCGGCGAGGCTGGGGAGGACTTGAGCTACGGGGATGTGCCCCCAGGACCTGCGTTCAAGGAGGTCTGGCAGGTGATCCTGAAACCCAAGGGCCTGGGTCAGACAAAGAACCTGATTGGCATCTACCGCCTCTGCCTGACCAGCAAGACCATCAGCTTCGTGAAGCTGAACTCGGAGGCGGCGGCCGTGGTGCTGCAGCTGATGAACATCAGACGCTGCGGCCACTCCGAGAACTTCTTCTTCATCGAAGTGGGCCGTTCCGCAGTGACGGGACCTGGGGAGTTCTGGATGCAGGTGGATGACTCTGTGGTGGCCCAGAACATGCACGAGACAATCCTGGAGGCCATGCGGGCCATGAGCGACGAGTTCCGTCCTCGAAGTAAGAGCCAGTCCTCCTCCAACTGCTCCAACCCCATCAGCGTCCCCCTGCGCAGGCACCACCTCAACAACCCGCCACCCAGCCAGGTGGGGCTGACCCGCCGCTCTCGCACCGAGAGCATCACCGCCACCTCTCCGGCCAGCATGGTGGGCGGGAAGCAGGGCTCCTTCCGCGTGCGCGCGTCCAGCGACGGCGAGGGCACCATGTCCCGCCCGGCCTCGGTGGACGGCAGCCCCGTGAGTCCGAGCACCAACAGGACGCACGCGCACCGGCATCGCGGCAGCTCCCGGCTGCACCCGCCTCTCAACCACAGCCGCTCCATCCCCATGCCTTCGTCCCGCTGCTCGCCTTCTGCCACCAGCCCGGTCAGTCTGTCGTCCAGCAGCACCAGTGGCCACGGCTCCACCTCGGACTGCCTCTTCCCCCGGCGCTCTAGTGCTTCTGTGTCCGGTTCCCCCAGCGATGGCGGTTTCATCTCCTCGGATGAGTACGGCTCCAGTCCTTGCGATTTCCGAAGTTCCTTCCGCAGTGTCACCCCGGATTCCCTGGGCCACACCCCACCGGCCCGCGGGGAGGAGGAGCTGAGCAACTACATCTGCATGGGAGGCAAAGGCTCCTCCACCCTCGCCGCCCCCAATGGTCACTACATTTTGCCTCGGGGTGGCAATGGTCACCGCTACGTCGCCGGGGCCGGCCTGGGCACCAGCCCGGCCCTGGCCGGGGATGAAGGAGCTAGTGCAGCCGATCTGGATAATCGGTTCCGAAAGCGGACTCACTCGGCCGGCACGTCCCCTACCATTTCCCACCAGAAGACCCCATCGCAGTCCTCGGTGGCTTCCATTGAGGAGTACACGGAGATGATGCCTGCCTACCCGCCAGGAGGTGGCAGCGGAGGCCGCCTGCCCGGCTACCGGCACTCCGCCTTCGTGCCCACCCACTCCTACCCCGAGGAGGGTCTGGAGGTGCACCGGGGCCACCACCGCCCAGACACCTCCTCTCTCCACACTGATGATGGCTACATGCCCATGTCCCCAGGAGTGGCCCCAGTGCCCAGCAGCCGCAAGGGCAGCGGGGACTACATGCCCATGAGCCCCAAGAGCGTGTCTGCGCCACAGCAGATCATCAACCCCATCAGGCGCCATCCCCAGAGGGTGGACCCCAATGGCTACATGATGATGTCCCCTAGCGGCAGCTGCTCTCCTGACATCGGAGGTGGGCCCagcagcggcggcagcggcgcCGCCCCCTCTGGGAGCAGCTACGGGAAGCTGTGGACCAACGGGGTCGGGGGCCACCACCCTCACGCTCTGCCACATCCCAAACTCCCCGTAGAGAGTGGTGGCGGCAAGCTCTTGTCTTGTACCGGTGACTACATAAACATGTCGCCGGTGGGGGACTCCAATACCAGCAGCCCCTCCGACTGCTACTACGGCCCGGAGGACCCCCAGCACAAGCCAGTCCTCTCCTACTACTCGTTGCCAAGGTCCTTTAAGCACACCCAGCGCCCCGGGGAGCTGGAGGAGAGTGCCCGGCACCAGCACCTCCGCCTTTCCTCCAGCTCTGGTCGCCTTCTCTATGCCGCCACCGCAGAAGACTCCTCCTCCTCTACCAGCAGCGACAGCCTGGGCGGCGGGTACTGTGGGGTCAGGCCCGATTCTGGCCTCCCGCACATCCACCATCAGGTCCTGCAGCCCCATCTGCCTCGAAAGGTGGACACGGCTGCCCAGACCAACAGCCGCCTGGCTCGGCCCACGAGGCTGTCCCTGGGGGATCCCAAGGCCAGCACCTTACCTCGGGTCCGAGAGCAGCAGCCACAGCCCCCGCTGCTGCACCCTCCGGAGCCCAAGAGCCCAGGGGAATATGTGAATATTGAGTTTGGGGGGGATCAGCCGGGCTACTTATCTGGTCCCGTGGCTTCCCGCGGCTCGCCTTCTGTCAGGTGCCCATCCCAGCTCCAGCCAGCCcccagagaggaagagactggCACTGAAGAGTACATGAACATGGACCTGGGGCCGGGCAGGAGGGCCACCTGGCAGGAGGGTGCCGGGGTCCAGCCAGGCAGAGTGGGCCCCACACCTCCTGGGGCGGCCAGCGTGTGCAGGCCCACCCGGGCCGTGCCCAGCAGCCGCGGTCACTACATGACCATGCAGATGGGCTGTCCCGGTCAGAGCTATGTGGACACCTCACCAGTTGCCCCCATCAGCTATGCTGACATGCGGACAGGCCTCGTTGTGGAGGAGGCGAGCCTTCCGGGGGCCACGGCCGCCGCTCCCTCCTCATCCTCGGCGGCCTCGGCTTCCCCCACTGCGCCTCAAAAAGCAGGGGAGCTGGTGGCCCGCTCTTCCCTGCTGGGGGGCCCGCAGGGACCCGGAGGCATGAGCGCCTTCACCAGGGTGAACCTCAGCCCCAACCGGAACCAGAGTGCCAAAGTGATCCGTGCGGACCCGCAAGGGTGCCGGAGGCGGCACAGCTCTGAGACCTTCTCCTCGACACCCAGTGCCACCCGGGCGGGCAACACGGTGCCCTTCGGAGGGGGCGCTGCAGGAGGGGGCAGCGGTGGTGGCAACGGCAGCGCCGAGGAGGTGAAACGCCACAGTTCTGCTTCCTTCGAGAACGTGTGGCTGAGGCCTGGGGAGCTCGGGGGAGCCCCCAAGGAGCCGGCCCAAGTGTGCGGGGCCGCCGGGGGTTTGGAGAACGGTCTTAACTACATAGACCTGGATTTGGTCAAGGACTTCAAACAGCGCCCTCAGGAGCGCCCCCCTCAACCAcagccgcccccgcccctgccccctcaTCAGCCTCTGGGCAGCAGCGAGGGCAGCTCCACCCGCCGCTCCAGCGAGGATTTAAGCGCCTATGCCAGCATCAGTTTCCAGAAGCAGCCAGAGGACCTCCAGTAG